In one Sphingobacterium daejeonense genomic region, the following are encoded:
- a CDS encoding NADPH-dependent FMN reductase — MKILAFGASNSSNSINKKFVSSVSKYYKEPEDEIQILDLNDFELPIYSKDRENENGIPDAAIRFAEKIDWADLILISFAENNGNYNACYKNLIDWISRIKGRKIYPNKPLFILSTSEGIRGGQTVLEIAEERLPRDGANILDKFSLPEFSKNFEEGRGVITPLYRSQLEAKVRKTKRTMAQILSQEQQ; from the coding sequence ATGAAAATATTGGCTTTTGGGGCAAGTAATAGCTCGAATTCTATCAATAAAAAGTTTGTTAGCAGTGTCAGTAAATATTATAAAGAACCAGAAGATGAAATTCAAATTCTAGACTTGAATGATTTTGAGCTTCCAATTTACTCCAAGGATCGAGAAAATGAGAATGGTATCCCCGATGCCGCAATTCGATTCGCTGAAAAAATTGACTGGGCAGATTTAATTCTTATATCATTTGCTGAGAATAATGGCAATTACAATGCATGTTACAAAAATTTAATTGATTGGATTTCCAGAATAAAAGGCCGAAAAATTTATCCGAACAAACCATTATTTATACTTTCCACTAGTGAAGGTATCAGAGGTGGACAGACAGTCCTCGAAATAGCAGAAGAAAGATTGCCACGAGATGGAGCAAACATATTGGATAAATTCTCATTACCAGAATTCAGCAAAAATTTTGAAGAAGGGCGTGGTGTTATCACCCCACTATACAGAAGTCAATTAGAGGCCAAGGTCAGAAAAACTAAAAGAACCATGGCACAAATCTTATCTCAAGAACAACAGTAA
- a CDS encoding DUF502 domain-containing protein, whose translation MITKFFQKFFYYLIKGTLVVAPVAGAIFVIVWLVATLDGALNITEHFLTDEYGKPLYIPGLGIVSVILLLTLIGFIFTTLVTAPIRAWLNRTISKIPLFNTLYSSIKDFTEAFVGDAKKFNEPVLVEVNEFGLKKIGFLTQKDLKAINLPGEVIVYFPYSYSVAGQVVIISAKKVTKLDISATDAMKLVVSGGVSGLEGKNPKALRKPEL comes from the coding sequence ATGATAACTAAGTTTTTTCAAAAGTTTTTTTACTATCTGATTAAGGGAACCTTGGTGGTTGCGCCGGTTGCTGGTGCCATCTTTGTAATTGTATGGTTGGTTGCTACGTTGGATGGAGCATTAAACATTACTGAGCATTTCTTGACTGATGAGTACGGCAAACCATTATATATTCCTGGATTAGGTATTGTCTCGGTCATTTTACTATTGACTCTAATAGGATTTATTTTTACCACTTTAGTTACTGCCCCTATCAGGGCGTGGCTAAATAGGACGATTAGTAAAATTCCTTTATTTAATACGTTGTATTCATCTATTAAGGACTTTACCGAGGCCTTTGTTGGTGATGCAAAGAAATTCAATGAACCAGTATTGGTTGAGGTGAATGAATTTGGCCTGAAGAAAATAGGTTTTTTAACTCAAAAAGATCTTAAAGCTATTAATTTACCTGGTGAAGTGATTGTTTACTTTCCTTATTCTTATTCGGTTGCCGGTCAAGTGGTGATTATTTCGGCTAAGAAGGTTACCAAATTGGATATTTCTGCTACTGATGCCATGAAACTTGTAGTATCAGGAGGTGTTAGTGGGTTAGAAGGTAAAAATCCAAAAGCATTAAGAAAACCTGAATTATAG
- a CDS encoding PA0069 family radical SAM protein, with amino-acid sequence MEHEFIYGRGAQKNIHNVFSKLSYSQDHIEGIDDWEQEVPNTQFTIIHPKTIVNKVSSPDVGMEYSANPYQGCEHGCIYCYARNSHQYWGYSAGLDFESKILVKSNAPKLFRDFLCKKSWDGTPISLSGNTDCYQPLERKFKLTQSILKIALEHGQPIGLITKNSLILRDIDILAEMAKKNLCVVFLSINSLTKETRSKMEPRTATAQQRLKVIEALASKGIPVGIMCAPIIPGLTDHEIPKVLKAAADAGARWAGYTIVRLNGEISKIFEEWLWKAYPDRANKIWHSIQACHNGKVNDSEFGNRMKGTGQLAEIIRDNFRLHCNKNNLNNSMFEYDLSHFKNQRNTQLNLFDFL; translated from the coding sequence ATGGAACATGAATTTATTTATGGTAGAGGGGCGCAAAAAAATATACATAACGTATTTTCAAAGCTAAGTTATTCGCAAGACCATATTGAAGGGATAGATGATTGGGAACAGGAAGTTCCAAATACCCAGTTTACAATCATCCATCCTAAAACAATTGTCAACAAAGTAAGCAGTCCAGATGTAGGAATGGAATATTCTGCAAATCCATATCAAGGCTGCGAGCATGGTTGTATCTATTGTTATGCACGTAATTCACATCAATATTGGGGATACAGTGCTGGTCTTGACTTTGAAAGCAAAATCCTCGTAAAATCCAATGCCCCAAAATTGTTCAGAGATTTTCTGTGCAAAAAATCTTGGGACGGTACACCAATCTCTCTTTCAGGAAATACTGATTGTTATCAACCTCTTGAAAGAAAGTTCAAGCTTACACAATCAATTTTAAAAATTGCGCTAGAACATGGCCAACCAATAGGCCTTATTACCAAAAACAGCCTTATTCTTCGCGACATTGATATCCTTGCAGAAATGGCAAAGAAAAATCTCTGTGTAGTTTTTTTATCCATCAATTCTTTAACCAAAGAAACTAGATCAAAGATGGAACCTAGAACGGCTACAGCACAACAGAGATTGAAAGTAATCGAAGCATTAGCTAGTAAAGGAATTCCTGTAGGAATTATGTGTGCACCAATAATTCCAGGACTAACGGATCATGAAATTCCAAAAGTCCTCAAAGCAGCCGCCGATGCTGGTGCTCGGTGGGCAGGTTATACCATTGTAAGATTAAATGGAGAAATATCAAAAATTTTCGAAGAATGGCTTTGGAAGGCATATCCGGATCGAGCAAATAAAATCTGGCATAGTATTCAAGCATGCCATAATGGAAAGGTAAATGATAGTGAATTCGGAAATAGAATGAAAGGAACTGGACAACTTGCAGAAATAATAAGAGATAATTTCAGATTGCACTGTAATAAAAATAATCTCAACAATTCAATGTTTGAATATGACCTCTCACACTTTAAAAATCAACGAAATACACAGTTAAATCTCTTCGATTTCCTGTAA
- a CDS encoding DJ-1/PfpI family protein, whose amino-acid sequence MAKKVLLLVGDYVEDYEAMVPFQAMESVGIQVDTVAPDRKKGDVVPTAVHDFTGDQTYKELRGHNFAINKDFDSVNTDDYDGLYIAGGRSAEYIRLNKRVLEITKDFFDKDKPVAAICHGIQVLTAAKVLKGRTLTAYVAVGPDIELAGGTWKNIPADQAVVDGNLVTSPAWPGHQNILKEFYKLLGIKITL is encoded by the coding sequence ATGGCAAAGAAAGTATTATTATTAGTTGGTGATTATGTAGAGGACTATGAGGCAATGGTCCCTTTTCAAGCAATGGAGTCGGTAGGTATACAAGTAGATACTGTAGCACCAGACCGTAAAAAAGGTGATGTAGTGCCAACTGCAGTACATGATTTTACAGGCGACCAAACCTACAAAGAATTAAGAGGTCACAATTTCGCTATCAATAAAGATTTTGATTCCGTAAATACGGATGATTATGATGGACTTTATATCGCGGGCGGCAGGTCAGCTGAATATATCCGATTGAATAAAAGGGTGTTAGAGATTACAAAAGACTTTTTTGATAAAGACAAACCCGTAGCTGCAATTTGTCATGGTATTCAAGTATTGACAGCTGCAAAAGTTCTAAAAGGTAGGACCTTGACTGCTTATGTTGCAGTTGGTCCAGATATTGAGTTAGCGGGTGGAACATGGAAAAACATCCCAGCAGATCAAGCTGTCGTAGATGGTAATTTGGTTACTTCTCCTGCTTGGCCAGGACATCAAAACATCTTAAAAGAATTCTATAAATTGTTAGGCATAAAAATTACTCTATAA
- a CDS encoding pentapeptide repeat-containing protein, translating to MDYFEDKSFKNINFNQVNFQKGEYEFCQFDQCNLESLNLNGCKFIDCKFSDSNLSLMDLTQASFQNVNFTNCKLLGLRFDSLNQFNLELDFQECILNHSSFFGCHIKGTNFSNCKLIDVDFENTNLTNSIFVGSDLNGAQFINSNLEKADLRECQNLFIDPDLNKIKAAKFSLQSLPGLLEKHKIKVSF from the coding sequence ATGGATTATTTTGAAGATAAATCGTTTAAAAACATCAATTTTAATCAAGTTAATTTCCAAAAAGGTGAATATGAATTTTGTCAATTCGACCAATGTAACTTAGAATCTTTGAATCTAAATGGATGTAAATTTATTGATTGCAAATTTTCTGACAGCAATCTCTCTTTGATGGATTTGACGCAAGCAAGTTTTCAAAATGTAAACTTTACCAATTGTAAACTTTTGGGTTTGAGGTTTGATAGCTTAAATCAATTCAATTTGGAATTGGATTTTCAAGAATGCATATTAAACCATAGCTCATTCTTTGGTTGCCATATCAAAGGAACAAATTTCAGTAATTGCAAACTTATAGATGTTGATTTTGAAAATACAAATCTAACCAATTCAATATTTGTAGGTTCAGATTTAAATGGAGCTCAGTTTATTAATTCTAACCTCGAAAAAGCTGACCTCAGAGAGTGTCAAAACCTATTTATAGACCCAGACCTTAATAAGATTAAAGCTGCAAAATTTAGTCTACAAAGTCTCCCAGGATTGTTGGAAAAACACAAGATTAAAGTCAGTTTTTAA
- a CDS encoding RluA family pseudouridine synthase, protein MPIKIPFLHSFQKDIAEIQFPEKFTFPFCYDPHPLSMIAAEQVQYYLQQQTDFQHNFGLNPDQDGLVIGKMFGVLVVKDDHNNIGFLAAVSGKLAGTNQHSYFVPPIFDMLSPTGFFLKEEENINRINREIENLTNSKILTDAKENLISTKNQQEQILANLRNLHKKNKADRKIIRTQKKLELNDLDYKLIEDDLIKQSYRDQHEYSVQKEKSALAISCANDHLNEILNKIENLKKDRKNRSSNLQNQLFNQYNFLNAINQKKSVIDIFCQAKQILPPAGAGECAAPKLLQYAYQNNLKPICMAEFWWGSSPNQEVRKHKNYYPACRGKCEPILSHMLEGLEVDDNPMLENPAQNKELEIIHEDDAIIVVNKPAEFLSVPGINVQDSVQTRIQELYPQIMSPLIIHRLDMSTSGILVLAKTKEAHQFIQEQFINHTIQKRYTALLDGKIDESEGMIHLPLRVDLDDRPRQVVCYQYGKNARTKFVVKSIENNRTRIHFYPLTGRTHQLRFHAAHAKGLNCPIVGDDLYGKREDRLHLHAGFIKFIHPISKEEISFEIKDPF, encoded by the coding sequence ATGCCCATAAAAATTCCTTTTTTACATTCATTTCAAAAAGATATTGCGGAAATACAATTTCCCGAGAAATTTACCTTTCCGTTTTGCTATGATCCGCATCCATTGAGCATGATTGCCGCGGAGCAAGTACAATATTACCTGCAGCAACAAACCGATTTTCAACATAATTTTGGATTAAATCCTGACCAAGATGGTTTGGTAATCGGTAAGATGTTTGGAGTACTTGTAGTAAAGGATGATCATAATAATATTGGGTTCTTAGCAGCGGTGTCAGGCAAGTTGGCAGGAACAAACCAGCACTCATATTTTGTTCCGCCCATATTTGATATGCTATCCCCAACAGGGTTTTTCCTGAAAGAAGAAGAAAATATCAATAGAATAAATCGAGAAATTGAAAACCTAACAAATTCAAAAATCTTGACAGATGCTAAAGAAAACTTAATCAGCACAAAAAATCAACAGGAACAAATCTTAGCAAACCTTAGAAATCTTCATAAAAAAAATAAAGCTGACAGAAAAATAATCAGAACCCAGAAAAAACTAGAGCTGAATGATTTAGACTATAAATTGATTGAGGATGATCTAATAAAACAGAGCTATAGAGATCAACATGAGTATTCTGTACAAAAGGAAAAGTCGGCTTTGGCAATTTCATGTGCCAATGACCACTTGAACGAAATCCTAAATAAAATCGAGAATCTGAAAAAAGATCGTAAGAACAGGTCCTCGAATCTTCAAAACCAACTTTTCAATCAATATAATTTCTTGAACGCCATCAATCAGAAAAAATCTGTAATTGATATTTTTTGTCAAGCTAAGCAAATACTGCCACCTGCAGGTGCTGGCGAATGTGCGGCGCCAAAATTACTTCAATACGCCTACCAAAACAATTTAAAACCTATCTGTATGGCAGAATTTTGGTGGGGCTCATCTCCTAACCAAGAGGTACGAAAACATAAGAATTATTATCCAGCATGCCGTGGTAAGTGTGAACCTATTCTTTCGCACATGCTCGAAGGTCTTGAAGTCGATGATAATCCGATGCTAGAAAATCCAGCACAAAACAAAGAATTAGAAATCATACATGAAGACGATGCCATTATTGTAGTCAATAAACCAGCAGAATTCTTATCAGTTCCCGGAATAAATGTTCAAGATTCTGTACAAACCAGAATTCAAGAATTATATCCCCAAATAATGAGCCCATTGATTATCCATCGGTTGGACATGTCAACATCGGGGATTTTAGTTTTAGCAAAAACTAAAGAGGCTCATCAATTTATTCAAGAACAATTCATCAATCATACCATCCAAAAAAGATATACAGCTCTCTTAGACGGTAAAATAGATGAAAGTGAGGGCATGATCCATCTACCACTGCGAGTCGATTTGGATGACAGACCTAGACAAGTAGTATGTTATCAGTATGGAAAAAATGCCAGAACCAAATTTGTCGTAAAATCTATAGAAAACAATAGAACTAGAATTCATTTCTACCCCTTAACAGGGAGGACTCATCAATTGAGGTTTCATGCAGCCCATGCCAAAGGCCTAAACTGTCCGATAGTTGGAGATGACCTCTATGGTAAACGGGAGGATAGGCTTCATCTACATGCAGGTTTCATAAAGTTTATCCATCCAATCTCAAAAGAAGAAATTAGCTTCGAAATCAAGGACCCGTTTTAG
- a CDS encoding Crp/Fnr family transcriptional regulator produces MEVLKYAYQHPLFENTDLDQIFKAHEKVELSKGDFILEKGQIANEYYILDDGLVRTYLYDYEGNEITTGFSGKNEVVIEVASIFQRIPTQEYIQCLTDCSLWKIKFDDFQDLFHKIPAFREWGRAWMAFELYLSKKRATEMITEPAKMRYLHLMQEKPQIIQQAPLKYIASFLGVTDTSLSRIRKEIINH; encoded by the coding sequence ATGGAGGTATTAAAATACGCTTACCAGCATCCACTTTTTGAAAATACGGACCTAGACCAGATTTTTAAAGCGCATGAAAAAGTAGAGTTATCTAAAGGCGACTTTATCCTCGAAAAAGGACAAATAGCTAATGAATATTATATCCTTGACGACGGACTGGTCAGAACTTATCTCTACGATTACGAGGGAAACGAAATAACAACTGGATTTTCAGGAAAAAATGAAGTAGTCATAGAAGTAGCATCTATATTTCAAAGAATCCCCACCCAAGAGTATATTCAATGCCTAACCGACTGTTCTCTATGGAAAATAAAGTTTGACGACTTCCAAGACTTATTTCATAAAATACCCGCATTTCGAGAATGGGGTCGTGCATGGATGGCATTCGAACTATATCTCAGCAAAAAAAGAGCAACAGAAATGATCACCGAACCTGCTAAAATGAGATATCTACATCTAATGCAGGAGAAACCTCAAATAATCCAACAAGCACCTCTCAAATATATTGCCTCTTTTTTGGGAGTGACTGATACCTCCCTAAGTAGAATACGAAAAGAAATTATAAACCATTAA